The sequence TGGGGGCGGTGGAGAGCATCGTCACCGTGCCTGCTCGCCACTCGCATGCGTCCGTGCCGCCGGCCGAGCGGCAGCGGCGTGGCATCACCGACGGGCTCATCCGCTTCTCGGTGGGGCTGGAGGATTTGGAGGACCTTCAGGAGGACCTCGCGCTCGCATTAGGGCAAGCGGTGCGTGTGGCGGCGTGAGCGGCACGTCGGGTTGACACGCTCGCGGCAATTCATTACCTGAAGGGCCGATGCTCGTGTTCGTCGCCATGGTCGGGTCCTGTCGCGGAGGCATGTGTTGTCATGCCCCCACGGGTCCGTCCGTTCGCGCGCGCTGAGCCTCACTCACGCACCTCGCGTCGTCACGGCCCGTTACCCGCTCTCCGGGAACGGGCCGTTCCTTTTCCGCCTCCCGCCGTCGCGCTGGAGGCGGTCCCCTAGCCAGTCGTGGCGGCATTCCGCCGAGGAGTCTCGGATGTATCGCGGTACCCAAGAGGACGCGGTGTCCCCGCGTTCGGACAACCTCTCTACCGATGACATCGGCGAAGAGAATGCGGTGGTGTCTCCCGCCATCCCGCGTACCACCTCGGAGCCAACGGTGGCGCCTTCCGCCATCGCTCGTTCCACCTCGGAGCAAACGGTGGCGTCTTTTGCCACCCCTCGTTCCGCCTCCGAGCGGACGGTAGTGCCTTCCGCCATCCATCGTTCCACCTCGGAGCTAACGGTGGCGCCTCCCGTCATCCCGCGTTCCGCGAGGCATCCCTCCGGCTTCCGCTCGAAGGTAGTAACTCGCTCGCTCCGCCGGCAGGTGCGCCGTGATTGAGCTTCGCGGCGTCAGCAAGGTGTACGGGCAGGGCAGGCAGGAAGTGCCGGCCCTTCGCAACGTGTCACTGCGAGTGGAGTACGGCGAGGTGTTCGGTGTGCTCGGGCAGAGCGGCGCCGGCAAGTCCACGCTCATCCGCTGCTTGAATCTCCTGGAGCGTCCCACCACTGGCGAGGTGCGGGTGGACGGGCGCGACATGCTGTCACTCGGGCCCGATGAGCTGCGCGTGGCGCGCCAGGGCATCGGGATGATTTTCCAGCACTTCAACCTCTTCTCCTCGCGGACGGTGGCCGGCAACGTCGCCTTCCCGCTGGAGGTGGCGGGCTGCTCGCGCGTGCACATCCGCGAGCGCGTGGCGGAGTTGCTGGAGTTGGTGGGCCTGTCCGACAAGGCGAATGCGTACCCGGCGCAGCTCTCGGGCGGGCAGAAGCAGCGCGTGGGCATCGCCCGGGCGCTGGCTCCCCGGCCGCGCGTGCTGCTGTCCGACGAGGCCACGTCCGCGCTGGACCCGGAGACGACGCGCTCGGTGCTCGGACTGCTGCGGGACATCAACCGCCAGCTCGGGCTGACCATCCTGCTCATCACCCACCAGATGGAGGTGGTGAAGTCCATCTGCGACTCGGTGGCCGTGCTGGAGCGCGGGCGCGTGGTGGAACAGGGCAAGGTGGTGGACCTCATCGCCCGCCCCAGCACACGGTTGCACGAGCTGTGCTACCCGACCTCCTCGACACGGAACGGCGTCGTGTCCCAGGGAGGACGCAGGGTGGAGCTGTCCCTGGTGGGCGAGCACTCCACGCGTCCCATCCTCACCACGCTGGCGCGGCGCTTCGGCGTGGACGCGTGGCTGCTGGAGGGCTCCATGGAGCGAGTCGGGGAGACGCGCGTGGGCCGGCTCCTCTTCGAGCTCACGGGTCCTCGGGAGGCCGTGGACGGCGCACTGGGTTTCTTGCGCGAGCAGGGCCTGACACTGGAGGCGCCTCATGTCTAGCGAGCTCGTGCACTCGCTGTGGGTGGCCACCGGCGAGACGCTCTACATGACGCTGGTGGCCGCGGTGCTGGTGCTGCTGACGGGCCTGCCGCTGGGCGTGCTGCTGGTCATCACCGACCGGGGCGGACTGTGGGAGCGGCCGGCGCTGAACCGCGTGCTGGGGACGCTCGTCAACGTGGGGCGCTCGGTTCCGTTCATCATCCTCATGGTGGCCATCGTCCCGCTCACGCGCGTGCTGGTGGGCACCACCATCGGCACCACGGCGGCCATCGTCCCGTTGGTGGTGGCGGCGATTCCCTTCATGGGACGCGTGGTGGAGCAGGCCCTGCGCGAGGTCGACTCCGGGCTGGTGGAGGCCGCCGTCTCCATGGGCGCCACGCGCCGACGCGTCGTCCTCGGCGTGCTGATTCCGGAGGCACTGCCGTCGCTCGTGCGCGGCACGGCGCTGATGGTCATCAGCCTGCTCGGCTACAGCGCCATGGCGGGCGCCGTCGGCGGCGGCGGGCTGGGCGACCTGGCCGTGAAGTACGGCTACATGCGCTTCCGCACCGACGTGATGCTCGGCTGCCTCGTGGTGCTGCTCGTGCTGGTGCAGCTCGTCCAGTGGCTCGGTGACGGGCTGGCTTCGCGCTTCGAGCGCGCCTCTTCGTGAACTTCCTTCTGGAGTCCTCAACCGTGAAACGCTTCATCGTTCCCTTGCTGTTCTCCGCCGCCGTGCTGCTGGCCGGCTGCAAGTCACCGTCTGCTGAAACCCCCGCCGCCGAGGGCGTGCGCACCCTGAAGGTGGGCGTCAATCCGGTGCCGCATGGAGAAATCCTGCGGGCCGCCGCGGCCGTCGCCCTGCGTGAGGGCGTGCGCATCGAGGTGGTGGAGTTCACCGACTACGTGCAGCCGAACATCGCGCTGTCGGATGGGCAGCTCGATGCGAATTACTTCCAGCACGTGCCGTACCTGGAGCGCTTCAGCGCGGACCGGAACCTGTCGCTGAGCAGCGTGGGCCCGGTGCACCTGGAGCCGCTGGGGCTCTACTCCGTCAACTACCGCCAGCTCGCGGAGCTGCCCGAGGGCTCGCTGGTGACGATTCCCGCCGACCCCAGCAACGCGGCCCGCGCACTGCGACTGCTGGAGGCGCAGGGACTGGTCCGGCTGCGCGAGGGCGCGGGCGCCACCGCCACCGTGCAGGACGTGGTGGGCAACCCGCGCCATCTGGAGCTGCGTGAAATCGACGCCGAGCAGCAGCCGCGCACCCTGCAGGACGTGGCCGCCGCCGTCATCAACGGCAACTACTTCCTGGAGGCGCAGAAGCACCTGGAGCTGAAGGCGAACGTGCTGGCCCGCGAGGCGCCAAAGGGCAACCCGTACGCCAACGTGCTCGCTGTGAGAAGGGGCGACGAGTCACGGCCCGAGATTCAGGCGCTGGTGCGCGCGCTTCACTCCGAGGAGGTGCGGAAGTTCATCGACGCGCAGTACGGCGGCGCGGTGGTCGCGGCGTTCTGACGGAGGCCAGGCAGGAGGCCTCCCGAGGCGATGCCTGCCCCATCCTGTTGGGAAATGTCGGGGGTTTTGCGCGGGCGAGCTCACCCAAATG comes from Pyxidicoccus parkwaysis and encodes:
- a CDS encoding methionine ABC transporter permease; amino-acid sequence: MSSELVHSLWVATGETLYMTLVAAVLVLLTGLPLGVLLVITDRGGLWERPALNRVLGTLVNVGRSVPFIILMVAIVPLTRVLVGTTIGTTAAIVPLVVAAIPFMGRVVEQALREVDSGLVEAAVSMGATRRRVVLGVLIPEALPSLVRGTALMVISLLGYSAMAGAVGGGGLGDLAVKYGYMRFRTDVMLGCLVVLLVLVQLVQWLGDGLASRFERASS
- a CDS encoding methionine ABC transporter ATP-binding protein, which encodes MIELRGVSKVYGQGRQEVPALRNVSLRVEYGEVFGVLGQSGAGKSTLIRCLNLLERPTTGEVRVDGRDMLSLGPDELRVARQGIGMIFQHFNLFSSRTVAGNVAFPLEVAGCSRVHIRERVAELLELVGLSDKANAYPAQLSGGQKQRVGIARALAPRPRVLLSDEATSALDPETTRSVLGLLRDINRQLGLTILLITHQMEVVKSICDSVAVLERGRVVEQGKVVDLIARPSTRLHELCYPTSSTRNGVVSQGGRRVELSLVGEHSTRPILTTLARRFGVDAWLLEGSMERVGETRVGRLLFELTGPREAVDGALGFLREQGLTLEAPHV
- a CDS encoding MetQ/NlpA family ABC transporter substrate-binding protein; the encoded protein is MKRFIVPLLFSAAVLLAGCKSPSAETPAAEGVRTLKVGVNPVPHGEILRAAAAVALREGVRIEVVEFTDYVQPNIALSDGQLDANYFQHVPYLERFSADRNLSLSSVGPVHLEPLGLYSVNYRQLAELPEGSLVTIPADPSNAARALRLLEAQGLVRLREGAGATATVQDVVGNPRHLELREIDAEQQPRTLQDVAAAVINGNYFLEAQKHLELKANVLAREAPKGNPYANVLAVRRGDESRPEIQALVRALHSEEVRKFIDAQYGGAVVAAF